The Chryseolinea soli genome contains a region encoding:
- a CDS encoding dihydrodipicolinate synthase family protein, whose product MTHPTLSPSISQLLREGTVIPAHPLALTKERRLDERRQKLLTQYYMASGAGGVAVGVHTTQFEIRKPDVNLLEPVLRLASEQIRESDPGRPFIKVAGIVGPTPQALREAELAVKHGYHLGLVSMGGLNDQRESDLIKRLTAVAEIIPVFGFYLQPAVGGRLLSYDFWKDAASIPNLYAIKVAAFNRYQTLDVVRAVCASPRHNDIALYTGNDDNIVADLLTTYRFDVNGEQIEKRFVGGLLGHWAVWTGAAVKLLNYIKQSGNDNGVVSELLSVGIKVTDMNAAIFDSANAFHGCIPGIHEVLRRQGLLEGTWCLNPEEKLSPGQLEEIDRVCHAYPGLTDDEQVKHFLEKAFSHPH is encoded by the coding sequence ATGACCCACCCTACCCTCTCTCCTTCCATCAGCCAATTGCTCCGGGAAGGAACTGTCATACCCGCTCACCCGCTTGCCTTAACAAAAGAGCGAAGACTCGATGAAAGGCGACAAAAGCTGCTCACCCAATACTACATGGCTTCCGGTGCGGGTGGCGTGGCCGTGGGTGTACACACCACGCAATTCGAGATCAGAAAACCTGACGTCAACTTACTTGAACCTGTGCTGCGTCTGGCATCCGAACAGATCCGTGAATCGGATCCCGGCAGGCCTTTCATCAAAGTCGCCGGCATCGTTGGACCAACTCCACAAGCCCTTCGCGAAGCAGAACTTGCTGTGAAGCATGGCTATCATCTCGGGCTGGTCAGCATGGGGGGACTGAATGATCAGCGTGAATCTGATCTCATCAAACGACTGACGGCCGTTGCGGAAATCATTCCGGTCTTCGGCTTTTATTTGCAACCTGCTGTCGGTGGTCGATTGCTCTCGTACGATTTTTGGAAAGACGCTGCGTCGATTCCTAATCTGTACGCGATCAAGGTCGCAGCTTTCAATCGTTATCAAACATTGGACGTAGTGAGGGCCGTATGCGCATCACCCCGGCACAATGATATTGCGTTGTATACCGGAAATGATGACAACATCGTCGCCGACTTGCTCACCACCTATCGCTTTGATGTCAACGGAGAGCAGATTGAAAAAAGATTTGTCGGCGGACTTCTTGGGCACTGGGCGGTCTGGACGGGGGCCGCGGTGAAATTGCTGAACTATATTAAACAATCCGGAAATGATAACGGCGTGGTCAGCGAGCTGCTAAGTGTGGGCATAAAAGTAACCGATATGAACGCGGCGATCTTTGATTCCGCCAACGCTTTTCACGGCTGCATCCCCGGGATCCATGAAGTGCTGCGCAGACAGGGACTACTGGAAGGCACCTGGTGCTTGAACCCGGAAGAAAAATTATCGCCGGGACAATTGGAAGAGATCGATCGTGTGTGTCATGCCTACCCGGGGCTAACCGACGACGAACAGGTCAAACATTTTCTTGAAAAAGCGTTTTCGCATCCTCATTAA
- a CDS encoding DUF4365 domain-containing protein — MTNEIGDLGEAIFSVEISRDYTFRPRHLGEKWPSSDFYVELIGPKEHFFFIVQVKATSRGCDRKGNLKVKATSNKINELNAYYCPTYLAGVEVKSNSVYLMSVNRNRRKMVSNLPTRFLLDKENRTRLFNEVKSFWEKSDLKKYKKNFKHSI, encoded by the coding sequence ATGACGAATGAAATTGGTGATTTGGGCGAAGCTATATTTAGCGTTGAGATTTCGCGCGATTATACCTTCCGACCAAGACATTTAGGCGAAAAGTGGCCTTCTTCTGATTTCTACGTTGAACTGATAGGCCCAAAAGAACATTTCTTTTTTATTGTTCAGGTCAAGGCCACGTCAAGGGGATGTGATAGAAAGGGAAATTTGAAGGTTAAGGCCACAAGTAACAAAATAAATGAACTGAATGCCTATTACTGTCCGACTTACTTAGCGGGCGTTGAAGTAAAATCAAATTCCGTCTATTTAATGTCCGTTAATAGGAATAGGAGGAAGATGGTAAGTAATTTGCCGACAAGGTTTCTTCTCGATAAGGAAAATAGGACCAGACTATTCAATGAAGTGAAATCTTTTTGGGAGAAGTCTGATTTAAAGAAGTATAAAAAGAACTTTAAACATTCGATATGA
- a CDS encoding M20 metallopeptidase family protein — MLRDKIKALSAEILPEIIRIRRHLHQHPELSFQEQATSAYIKSQLDQIGISWRPIADTGVLAIIEGHTPASNVVALRADMDALPIQELNAVDYASKNPGVMHACGHDFHTSSLLGTAAILQRCKQEFNGTVKLLFQPAEEVLPGGATRMIKEGALRDPSPIAVIGQHAMPRLPAGKIGIRKGKHMASMDSLYVRIIGKGGHGAEPHTVIDPVVIAAHVIIALQQIISRSANPREPSVLSFGRVIANGAVNVIPDEVYMEGTFRAMNETWREKALGLIANMAEKVTSAMGGTCELRIDHGYPVLVNEERLAANLRDYAVDYLGEENVIDEDIWMAAEDFAYYGQVADSCFYLCGVGNVEKGITSLLHTPTFNVDESALGMSTGLMAYMALKKLGN, encoded by the coding sequence ATGCTGCGTGACAAGATCAAAGCATTGTCGGCCGAAATACTTCCGGAGATCATCCGGATCCGCAGGCATTTGCATCAGCATCCCGAGCTCTCGTTCCAGGAGCAGGCTACTTCAGCGTATATCAAGTCGCAGTTAGACCAGATCGGTATCTCCTGGCGGCCCATCGCCGATACCGGTGTTCTGGCAATTATTGAGGGGCATACTCCGGCGTCCAACGTCGTGGCACTTCGCGCGGATATGGATGCGCTCCCCATACAGGAACTGAATGCAGTTGATTATGCATCAAAGAATCCCGGCGTCATGCATGCCTGTGGTCATGATTTTCACACCTCGTCGTTGCTGGGAACAGCCGCGATCCTCCAGCGCTGCAAACAGGAATTCAACGGCACGGTAAAACTTCTATTTCAACCGGCAGAAGAAGTATTGCCTGGTGGAGCCACACGGATGATCAAGGAAGGTGCTTTGCGTGATCCCTCTCCTATCGCGGTCATTGGTCAGCATGCCATGCCCCGACTTCCCGCCGGCAAGATCGGCATCCGGAAAGGCAAACACATGGCGTCGATGGACTCGCTCTATGTCCGCATCATCGGGAAGGGCGGTCATGGCGCTGAACCACACACAGTGATCGATCCGGTGGTGATTGCAGCGCATGTAATCATCGCCCTTCAACAAATTATCAGCCGTTCGGCAAACCCCAGGGAGCCGTCGGTGCTTTCATTTGGGCGGGTGATCGCCAACGGCGCCGTCAACGTCATTCCCGATGAAGTCTATATGGAAGGCACCTTCCGCGCCATGAACGAAACCTGGCGCGAAAAAGCACTGGGCCTCATTGCCAACATGGCGGAGAAAGTGACGTCGGCCATGGGCGGAACGTGCGAATTGCGCATCGACCACGGCTATCCCGTGCTCGTCAATGAAGAAAGACTTGCCGCAAATCTCCGGGACTATGCCGTCGACTACCTTGGCGAAGAGAACGTGATCGATGAAGACATCTGGATGGCCGCCGAAGATTTTGCGTATTACGGACAAGTAGCCGATTCGTGTTTCTACCTGTGCGGCGTGGGCAATGTTGAAAAAGGGATCACGTCTTTGCTGCACACGCCAACGTTCAATGTGGATGAGAGTGCACTAGGCATGAGTACGGGGCTGATGGCCTACATGGCTTTGAAAAAACTCGGCAACTAA
- a CDS encoding GNAT family N-acetyltransferase, translating into MRFRKMERQDVPSGLALCRSATWNQLARDWEIFLTLDPEGSRVCVDDDEHVIGTVTTLRYSNHFSWIGMVLVDPAHQRKGIGLKLLEQALEILKNEDSVKLDATPAGRQVYVKLGFKDEYRLSRMSTASLNTQHLVSSTATALGNDDLDSVGLFDQKVFGADRMPLLRWMREGAPDLAFKVGNGGQLRGYCFGRPGYRFTQIGPVVATDADVARELVSAALRHCGNIPVVLDVPHHDESWSAWIQLLGFSELRPFVRMYKGNNHWPGTPRNQYAMLGPEFG; encoded by the coding sequence ATGAGGTTTAGAAAAATGGAACGCCAGGATGTGCCGTCGGGGCTCGCCCTTTGCCGAAGTGCCACCTGGAATCAGCTCGCGCGCGACTGGGAGATTTTTCTCACGCTAGATCCGGAAGGCAGCAGGGTGTGTGTGGATGACGACGAACATGTTATTGGCACGGTCACTACCCTCCGCTACAGCAATCACTTTTCATGGATCGGGATGGTTTTGGTCGATCCGGCTCATCAACGAAAGGGCATTGGGCTCAAACTACTTGAACAGGCCCTCGAGATATTGAAGAATGAAGACAGTGTGAAGCTCGATGCTACCCCGGCCGGCCGGCAAGTCTACGTCAAACTTGGATTCAAGGATGAATACAGACTCAGCAGGATGTCGACCGCTTCTCTGAACACGCAACACCTGGTGTCCTCAACCGCCACGGCACTGGGAAACGACGACCTTGACAGCGTGGGATTGTTCGACCAAAAAGTGTTTGGCGCTGACCGCATGCCACTCCTTCGTTGGATGAGGGAAGGAGCACCTGATCTGGCTTTCAAAGTTGGCAACGGCGGGCAACTCAGAGGATATTGTTTTGGAAGACCGGGATACCGGTTTACACAGATCGGTCCGGTAGTTGCCACAGACGCTGATGTCGCCAGGGAACTGGTCTCTGCTGCACTGAGGCACTGCGGAAATATACCTGTGGTACTTGATGTGCCTCATCATGATGAATCGTGGAGTGCGTGGATTCAATTGCTTGGCTTCTCGGAGCTGAGGCCGTTTGTTAGAATGTACAAGGGAAACAACCATTGGCCTGGCACTCCCAGGAATCAATATGCCATGCTTGGGCCGGAGTTTGGATAG
- a CDS encoding NAD-dependent epimerase/dehydratase family protein, which translates to MNIRSLYEKLLEPSQPLIESIATLEGDIIILGVGGKMGPSLAKLAKRAIDLAGMNKRVIGVARFSEPGLEEELQQHGIITHQADLLDDEALQRLPDAQNVLYLAGTKFGTTGKESFTWAMNSYLPGRVAEKYQKSRIVVFSTGNVYPLVSVQSNGPNESHPTQPVGEYAQSCLGRERVFQYFSQKHQTPILIYRLNYANDVTYGVLADIALKVRNQQPIDLRMGYVNIIWQQEANEIALRSLHHCSVPAKILNVAGPEKLSVRELAVEFGKVFGLEPVFTNQEQETALLSDASEMRRLFGDPAVSLRQMIEVIAGWIAEGGKFLNKPTHFQEREGKF; encoded by the coding sequence ATGAATATCCGGTCATTATATGAGAAGCTGCTCGAACCCTCGCAGCCGCTTATTGAAAGCATCGCCACCCTGGAGGGTGATATCATTATCCTTGGGGTAGGTGGAAAAATGGGGCCGTCCCTCGCAAAGCTTGCCAAACGGGCTATTGACCTGGCCGGCATGAACAAGCGGGTTATTGGCGTGGCGCGATTCTCAGAGCCCGGGCTGGAAGAAGAGCTCCAGCAGCACGGCATCATCACACACCAGGCCGACCTGCTCGACGATGAGGCCCTGCAACGGTTGCCTGACGCGCAAAATGTTTTGTACCTGGCCGGAACAAAATTCGGGACCACGGGAAAGGAATCCTTTACCTGGGCCATGAACAGTTACCTTCCCGGACGCGTGGCGGAGAAATACCAAAAATCGCGCATCGTTGTTTTCTCTACCGGTAATGTCTATCCCTTGGTATCGGTTCAATCGAATGGGCCTAACGAAAGTCACCCAACGCAACCGGTAGGCGAATATGCGCAGTCGTGCCTGGGCAGGGAACGGGTGTTCCAGTATTTCTCGCAAAAACATCAAACGCCCATCCTTATCTACCGGCTGAACTATGCCAATGACGTTACCTATGGTGTGCTCGCGGACATTGCGCTGAAGGTCAGAAATCAACAACCCATCGATCTGCGCATGGGATATGTCAACATTATCTGGCAACAGGAAGCAAACGAGATCGCCTTGCGTTCACTGCACCACTGTAGCGTACCCGCGAAGATCCTCAACGTTGCAGGACCGGAGAAACTTTCAGTCCGTGAGCTTGCCGTCGAATTCGGAAAGGTCTTTGGCCTGGAGCCGGTCTTTACAAACCAGGAGCAGGAAACTGCACTGCTCAGCGATGCCTCTGAAATGCGCCGGCTCTTCGGGGACCCGGCCGTCTCCCTTCGACAAATGATTGAAGTGATTGCCGGCTGGATCGCAGAAGGCGGCAAATTTTTGAACAAACCAACACACTTCCAGGAACGGGAAGGAAAATTTTAA